TGGTGGATCGTGCTGCTCGCGGTCGCCGGCCTGCCCGCCCTGCTCGCCCCCGAGCACCGGCTGATCGGGCCGGTGAGCCGGGTGGCCGAGGCGGTGGTGCTGGGGCTGGCCGCCAGCCAGGTCGCCGTCGAGTCCGCCCTCGGCGGGGCGGTCGGCGGGCTCGGCGCGTCCGCGGTGCTGCCGTACCTGGCGGTGCCGGTCACGGTGACCGCGCTGCGTCGCCGCTTCGCCGAGGGCGCGGCGCTGCTCGGGGTCACCGCCGCCACGCTGCTGGTGGCGGGCGCGTTCACCGAGGTGGACGGCGGGCGGCAGCTCGGCCAGCCGGGTTACCTGGCGGTCTGCGCGCAGTGGCTGATCCTGGCCGCGCTCGGCCTCTACGCGGCCGGCACGCTGCACCAGGTGATGCGGGTGCGCGGCGAGGGCAAGCCCCAGCCGTACGCGGAGGCCACCCGGCTGCTCACCCAGCTGCGCACGGTGGCCCGCCAGCTGCCCGGGGCCACCCTCGACCCGGGCGGCATCTCCGAGCACCTGCTGGAGGAGCTGCGCACGGTGGCGCCGACCACCCGGGCGGCGGTGCTCTCCGCCAGCGGCGGCGGCCGGCTGGTCGTCCTCGCCCAGGTCGGGGTGGACCGGGTGGACTGGGAGACCACGCTCGACGCCGACTCGGCGATCGCCGACGCCTGGGCCAGCCAGCAGCCGCAGACGGCGGCCCGCTCGCAGGCCCGCTCGCACCGCGGCGGTGACGTGTCGGCGCTGATCGTCCCGCTGGTCGCCGGGGTGCGCACGGTCGGCCTGGTGGTGCTGGAGGCGGACGCCCCGCACGCGTACCCGCCGCCGGTGGTGTCCCGGGTGACCGCGCTGACCGGCCCGGCCGCGCTGCGGCTGGAGGCGGCGCTGCTCTTCGACGAGGTGCGCTCGCTGGCCACCAACGAGGAGCGGCAGCGGCTGGCCCGGGAGATCCACGACGGGGTGGCCCAGGAGCTGGTGATGGTCGGCTACGGCATCGACAACGCGCTGGCCTACGTCGACGAGGACCCGAAGGAGACCGCCGAGGCGCTGCGCACCCTGCGCGGCGAGGTCACCCGGGTGATCACCGAGCTGCGGCTGAGCCTGTTCGAGCTGCGCAGCGAGGTGGACCGGCACGGCGGCCTGGCCGCCGCGATCGCCGAGTACGCCCGCACCGTCGGCGCGTCCGGCGGGCTGCGGGTGCACCTGTCGCTGGACGAGTCCACCGCCCGGCTGCCCGCCGCCACCGAGGCGGAACTGCTGCGCATCGCGCAGGAGGCGGTCACCAACGCCCGCAAGCACGCCGGCGCGGCCAATCTGTGGGTCACCTGCGAGGTGGACCCGCCGTACGCGCAGATCGAAGTGTCGGATGACGGTCACGGCATCGGTGACCAGCGCGCCGAGGGACACTACGGTCTTGCGATCATGGCCGAGAGGGCGGAACGTATCCGGGGCCGGTTGGAGATCAGGCCGCGGCAGCCCAGCGGCACGACCGTGGCGGTGGTGGTCGGTTCGTCGCCCCGGCGAGATAACGTGCGTGGCAGCGCAGCAGCAGAAGGGGAGTAACCCGAGGATGACCACAAGCCCGACACCGGCCACCCGTACCAAGGTCCTCCTTGTCGACGATCACGATCTGATCCGCAAGGGCCTGCGGCACGCCTTCGAGCGTGACCGGCAGTTCGAGGTCGTCGGTGAGGCCGCCACGGCCGCGGAGGGGGTACGCCAGGCGGGCGCGCTGCAGCCGGACGTCGTGATCATGGATCTGCGGCTTCCCGACGGCAGCGGCCTGGAGGCCACCCGCGCGCTGCGCAAGTCCAGCGCCTCGATGGGCATCGTCGTGCTCACCATGTACGCCGGTGACGACCAGCTCTTCGGCGCCCTGGAGGCGGGGGCCAGCGCGTTCGTGCCGAAGACCGCGCCGGCCGACGAGGTGGTGGCCGCCGCCCGGCACGCCGCCTCCTCCCCCAGCGCGTTCACCGCGGCCGACCTGGCCGAGGCGATGAAGCGCCGGCTGGCCCCGTCCGGCCCGCAGCTCTCCCCCCGCGAGGGGCAGGTGCTGCGGCTGCTGGCCGACGGCATGAGCGTGGCCGGCATCGCCAAGCAGCTCTTCGTCAGCGAGTCCACCGCCAAGACGCACATCTCGAAGCTCTACGAGAAGCTGGGCGCGGCCAACCGGGCCCAGGCGCTGATGACGGCGCTGCGGCTCGGCCTGCTGGAGGCTCCGGACGCGCCGAAGTTCTGAGGCGTCCACCCTTCGTCGAGGGCCCGCGTCCGTCCGTCGGTCGCGGGCCCTCCGCCGTGCGGGCGGGAGCGTACGAGCGCGACGAACGCCCTGAGTGAGGGTGTCGTCGCGCAGCGATCGTGGTCTTTGCACCAGAGCAAGCGGCGGGCAGAATACCCGGGTGGCCCGCGCGGGCGACGAAACTCGCATCTGTCGACAAGGGGTAGGGATGCAGCGGCCGGACTGGGCACCCGACGACATCGACATCGAACGCCCCAGCGTCGCCCGCATGTACGACTACTACCTCGGCGGATCGCACAACTTCGCGGCGGACCGGGCGGCGGCCCGGGCCATGATGGAGGCCGTGCCGGACGCCCCGCTGATGGCCCAGGCCAACCGCGCCTTCATGCGCCGGGCCGTGCAGTACCTGATCGACCAGGGGATCCGGCAGTTCCTCGACATCGGCTCCGGCATCCCCACGGTCGGCAACGTGCACGAGATCGCCCAGCGGGCCGCCCCGGACGCCCGGGTGGTCTACGTCGACGTCGACCCGGTGGCCGTGGCGCACAGCCGGGAGATCCTCGACGGCAACCCCGGCGCCACGGTGATCCAGGAGGACCTGCGCCGGCCGGAGGCCATCCTGCGCCACCCCGAGGTCACCCGGCTGCTGGACTTCAACCGGCCGGTCGCGGTGCTCGTCGTGGCCGTGCTGCACTTCATCCCGTACGCCGACCGGCCGGAGGAGATCCTGCGGACGCTGCGCGCGGCGCTGGCGCCCGGCAGCCACCTGGTCCTCTCCCAGGCCAGCGACGAGAGCCGCAGCGACACCGGTCAGCGGGCCGAGGCGGAGCGGGTCTACCGACGCACCGACAACCCGCTCTGGATCCGCGACCGGGCCGAGCTGACCGCCTTCTTCGACGGCTTCGAGCTGGTCGAGCCGGGCGTGGTCTGGGTGCCGCAGTGGCGGCCCGAGTCGCCGGAGAGCGCCGAGGACGCCGAGCAGGCGATCTTCATCGGTGGCGTCGGACGACTCGGTGGGTGAGGCGGCGGCCGTCCCGCGGCAGCCGTCCCGCCCCGGGACGTTCGCCCGGGCCTGGGCCAAGGCGGTGTCGGGGACCAGCTACCTGCCGATGACGCAGGCGCAGCTGGAGGCGCTGCTGCAACGGCTCACCGAGCGGCTGGCCGCCGCCCTGCGCGCGGAGCCGTTCGACGCGCGGGTCGGTCACCAGGTGGGCGCGGAGCTGGTCGCCGCGCACATCGCCTCCGCCGAGGGGCTGGGGCGCACCGTGGAGGTCATCCAGCTCCGTCTGGTCCGGGACCTGGGCCTGGTCGCCGACGACGTCGAGGACCGGATGGCGCGGCTGCTGTCGACCGTCACCACCGGCTACGCCCGCGCGCTGCGGGACCGGACGCTGGACGAGCAGGAGTCGATCCGGCGGGCCGCGATGATGGCCCGCGCCCAGGCCGAACGGGCGCTGCGCGACAGCGAGTCCCGGTTCCGCCACCAGGCCACCCACGATCCGCTGACCGACCTGCCCAACCGGACGCTGTTCACCGAGCGGCTCAGCGCCGCGATCGGCGAGCCGGCCCGGGGCGCCGACCGGGTCGGTGTCTGCTTCCTCGACCTCGACCGGTTCAAGGTGGTCAACGACTCGCTCGGCCACCAGGTGGGCGACGAGCTGCTGGTACAGGTCGCCCGGCGGCTGCGCCTGGCCCTGCCGGAGCACCTGGTCGCCCGGCTCGGCGGCGACGAGTTCGTCGTCCTGGTCGAGCGCACCACCCGGGTCGACGACGTCGTGCAGGTCGCCGAGGCGGCGCTCGCGGCCGTGGGTGAGCCGGTCCGGGTGGACGGGCACGAGCTGACCGTGACCGCCAGCATCGGCATCGTCGAGCGTCCGGTGGCCGGCACCACCCCCGGTGAGCTGATGCGGGCGGCCGACAGCACCCTGCACTGGGCCAAGGCGGCCGGGGGCGCGCGCTGGTCGCTGTTCGACCCGGAGCGGCACCGCACCGAGCTGGCCCGGTACGCCCTCTCCGCGGCCATCCCCGCCGCCATCGACCGGGGCGAGTTCTTCCTCGACTACCAGCCGCTGACCTCGCTGCGCGACGGCACGGTGCTCGGCGTGGAGGCGCTGGTCCGCTGGCGCCACCCCGAGCTGGGGATCCTCGGGCCCGGCCGGTTCATCTCGCTGGCCGAGGAGACCGGCCTGATCGTCCGGCTCGGCGGGTGGGTGCTCGCCGAGGCGTGCCGGGAGGCAGAGAGCTGGTCCGGCGGGCCCACGCCGGCGCCCTTCGTGAGCGTCAACCTGGCCGTCCGGCAGGTGCACCGGCCCGGCCTGGTGCAGGAGGTGCGGGCCCTGCTGGCGCGGACCGGGCTGCCCCCGGAACGGCTCCAGCTGGAGATCACCGAGAGCACCATGATGAGCACCGCCGAGGAGCCGGTGCGGGCGCTGCGGGTGCTGGCCGACCTGGGCGTACGGATCGCCATCGACGACTTCGGCACCGGTTACTGCAACCTGGCGTACCTGCGGGACCTGCCGGTGACCGAGCTGAAGGTGGCCGGGGAGTTCGTCACCGGGTTGCGCGCCCCGACGGTCGACCCGGCCAGCCGGACCGACGAGCGGATCCTCGCCTCGCTGGTCTCGCTGGCGCACGCGCTGGACCTGACCGTCACCGCCGAGGGCGTGGAGACGGCCGGGCAGGCCGACCGGCTGCGCGCGATCGGCTGCGACGCCGGCCAGGGCTGGTACTTCGGGCGGCCGGGGCCGGCGGAGCAGCTGCTCGGCCGCGCCCCCGCGCTCTCCACCGCCGCCGTCGGCGCAGACGGCTCAGCCGGCGGGTGACCCGCCGCCGGACGCCGGCCGGGCCGACACCGTGCCGTCGTCGTGCAGGTACGCCAGCACCGCCAGCACCCGCCGGTTGTCGTCGTCCGACGGCGGCATCCCCAGCTTGCTGAAGATGTTGTTGATGTGCTTGCTGACCGCCTTCTCGGTGACGAAGAGCCGGGCGGCGATCGCCGCGTTGGAGCGGCCCTCGGCCATCAGGCCCAGCACCTCGCGTTCCCGCGCGGTCAGCTCCCGCAGCGGCCGGGCCTCCACCCGACCGGCCAGCAGCTGGGCGACCACCTCCGGGTCCATCACCGTGCCGCCCTCGGCCACCCGGCGCACCGCGTCGACGAACTGGGCCACGTGCGACACCCGGTCCTTGAGCAGGTAGCCGACCCCGCCGGCCCGGTCGGAGAGCAGTTCCCGGGCGTACAGCTGCTCGACGTGCTGGGACAGGACGAGGACCGGCAGCCCGGGCAGCTCCGTACGGGCGCGGATCGCCGCCTGCAGGCCCTCGTCGGTGAAGGTGGGCGGCAGCCGCACGTCGACGACCGCCACGTCGGGCCGATGGGTGACCAGCGCGGGCAGCACCGACGGTCCGTTGTCGACGGCCGCGACGACCTCGAAGCCGAACGCGTCCAGGATGCGGGTCAGGCCGTCCCGGAGGAGGGCGAGGTCCTCGGCGATGACGACGCGCACGGCAGCTCCATGGTCAGCACGGTGGGCCCGCCGGGTGGACTGGCCACCGACATCGTGCCATCGAAGACGGCGAGCCGACGCCCGATGCCCGCCAGACCACTGCCCGCCGCCGGGTCGGCGCCGCCCCGACCGTCGTCACCGACCACGATGGTCAGCCGCTCCCCGTCGTGGCGGAGGTGGATCCAGGCACGCGTCGCGCCACTGTGCCGGGTGGCGTTCGCCAGTCCCTCGGCCACCGCGAAGTACGCCGCCGACTCCACCGGGGCCAGCAGCCGGCCGGACAGGTCGACGTCCACCTCCACCGGCATCGGCACCGCCAGGGCGAGCGCCCGGACCGCGCCGTCCAGCCCCCGCTCGGCCAGCACCGGCGGGTGGATGCCCCGGACCAGGTCGCGCAGCTCCGCCAGGGCCTGCCCGCTGGTCTCCCGCGCCTCGGCGAGCAGCCGCCGCACCGCCGTCGGGTCGCGCTCGACGAGTTCCTCGGCCAGCCCGATGCTCATGCTCAGCGCGACGAGCCGGGCCTGCGCCCCGTCGTGCAGGTCCCGCTCGATGCGGCGCAGCTCGGCGGCCTGCGCGTCGACGGTGTCGGCCCGGGTGGCGGTCAGGTGCGCGACCCGCAGCGCCAGCCGAGCCGCCTCGGTCGGCGCGAGCAGCAGTGCCGCGAAGCGCTGGTGCAGCCAGAGCAGCCACGGCGCGACGGCCAGCCCACCGGCCAGCAGCAGCGCGCCGGTGGGCAGCGCGAACAGCGCCTCGAACAGGTTGTCCATCGGCCAGAAGAGACCGTAGCCGTACCAGTCGACGGTCAGATGGAGCACGACCGGGACGCCGAGCACGCCCTCCAGGCCGTACACCGGCATCACGAACGCCAGCAGGCAGGCCCCGCCGGTGAAGGCGCCCGGCAGCAGCCAGGCGAAGTCCCGCCAGGTGGCCGGATCGCCCACCACCCACCGGAAGCGCCGCCAGGTGCCGAGCTGCGCGTCCTCCGGGCGCGGCAGGTACGGCCTGGCGATCGGCAGACCGGCCCACCCGGCCATCCGGCGTTGCAGCCCGGTCGAGATCCGGACCAGCGCGGTCACCACCGGGAACAGCGCGAACCCGATGCCGAAGACGGGGATGAGCAGCAGCGCGACCACCGACAGGACGAACAGCGGCAGGTTGGTGGTCAGGCAGAGCAGGGACACCAGCAGCCCCTGGCCGGCGGCCACCGCGCCGGGGCGGACGGTGTGCCTGACGACCTCGCGTACCGAGCTGTCCACGGCGTCCATTCTCGGGCACCGCCCACCGGACGACGGTGGTGCTGGCACCACCGTGCTCGGGGAGTTGGCACTCCTGTCCCCGCCCCGGCCGGCCCCGAGGATCGACGTCGGGAGCGGTGACGCGTCGTGGCCACCGCCCGTCCGCTCCCGCTCCCACTGACGTCGATCCTGGAGGAACCCCACATGTCCCGGCAACGACTGACCGGTCTGCCGTCCGGTCGACGAGGCAAGTACGCCGTCCTCGTCCTCTGGCTCGTCCTCGTCGCGGTGGCCGGCCCGCTCTCGGTGAAGCTGAGCGAGGTGCAGGACAACGCCACGCTCGGCGCGCTGCCCGTCGGGGTGGAGAGCAGCCGGGCCACCGCCCGTGCCGAGGCCGCCTTCCCCGACTCGGACCGGCCGCTCGCGGTCGCCGTCTACGTCCGCGACGGCGGCCTCACCGCCGCCGACCGCGCCAAGGCGGACGCCGACCGCACCGCGTTCGCCCGGTACGCCGACGGCGGCGCGGTGTCACCCGCGGTGCCCAGCGAGGACGGCCGGGCGCTGCTGGTCTCCTTCCCCGTCGCCGGGGACGACGAGCGGCGCGCGACGGCGGTGAGCGAGGTGAAGGAACGGCTCGACGTCGACGCGCCGGGCGGCCTGCGGACGGCGCTGACCGGTGACGCCGCCGCCGAGAGCGACGTGTTCGACGCGTTCGCCGGAATGGACGTGGCCCTGCTGCTGGCGACCGCGGCGACGGTCGCGGTGCTGCTGCTGCTCACCTACCGCAGCCCGGTGCTGTGGCTGGTCCCGCTGGTCACCGTCGGCGTGGCCAACCAGTTCGCCGGCGGTGTGGTCTACCTGATGGCGCGGTACGGCGGGCTGGCCGTCGACTTCCAGAGCCAGACCATCCTGACCGTGCTGGTCTTCGGCGTCGGCGTGGACTACGCCCTGCTGCTGATCGCCCGGTACCGCGAGGAGCTGCGCCGACACGCCGACCGGCACGAGGCGATGCGGGTGGCGCTGCGCCGCTCGTTCGGCGCGATCTGCGCCTCGGCGGCGACCGTCGCCGTCGGCCTGCTCTGCCTGCTCGCCGCCGACCTGCCGTCCACCCGGGGGCTCGGCCCGGTCGGCGCGGTCGGCATCGTCGCCGCGCTGCTCGCCATGACCACCCTGCTGCCGGCGGTGCTGGTCCTCTGCGGACGGTGGCTGTTCTGGCCGTTCGTGCCCCGCTGGTCGCCCACCGCCGCCACCGACGACGTGACCGTCGACCACGGGATCTGGCGGCGGGTCGCCGCCGCCGTCGGCGGCCGGCCCCGCGCGGTCTGGATCGGCACCGCCGCCGCCCTGGTCGCGCTGACCGTCGGCATCGGCAACCTCAGCATCGGCCTGCCCGGCGAGGAGTCCTTCACCACCGAGGTCGGCTCGGTCACCGGCCAGAAGCTGATCGCGGCGCACTACCCGGGCGGCGCCACCGCGCCCGCCGAGATCCTGGCCACCGCGGGTACGGCCGACGAGGTGGTCGCCGCCGCCCGGGCGGTGCCGGGCGTGGCCCGGGTGGAGGCGGCGCAGCCCTCCCCCGACGGGACCTGGGTACGGGTGCCGGCGGTGCTGGCCGACACCCCGGACAGCGACGCCGCCCGCACGACCGTGCAGCGGCTGCGCGCGGCGGTGCACGCGGTGCCCGGGGCCGACGCGCTGGTCGGTGGGCAGACCGCCACCCTCGTCGACGAGGAGCGGACGGTCGCCCGGGACAACCGGGTGGTGATCCCGCTGGTGCTCGCCGTGGTGCTGGTGATCCTGGTGCTGCTGCTGCGGGCGCTGGTCGCGCCGCTGCTGCTGATGGTGAGCGTGGTGCTGTCGTACGCCGCCGCGATGGGGGCCGCCGGGCTGCTGCTGGCGGCGCTCGGTCATCCCCGGCTCTTCGTGGGCGTCCCGTTGCAGGCGTTCCTGTTCCTCGTCGCGCTCGGCGTCGACTACACGATCTTCCTGATGACCCGGGCCCGGGAGGAGACGGCGGTACTCGGGCACCGGGCCGGGGTGCTGCGGGCGCTGACCGTCACCGGCGGGGTGATCACCAGCGCGGGCGTGGTGCTGGCGGCGACGTTCGGCGCGCTGGGCGTGCTGCCGCTGGTGCCGTCGATCCAGATGGGCGTGATCGTGGCGGTCGGCATCCTGCTCGACACGCTGCTGGTGCGCAGCCTGCTGATCCCGGCGCTCGCTCTCGACCTGGGCGCGCGCACCTGGTGGCCGGGGAGGCCGGCCCGCCCGGCGGCCCGCCCCACTCCCCCGGCGCCCCCGGCGCGGCGGGTGCTGGCCGGCTCCTGACCGGCACCGGGCCCGCGCGGCGGTCGGGCGATCCCGACCGCCGCGCGGGCCGTCAGGCTTTCAGCAGCGCCGCCATCCGCTCGGCCTGGGTCTCCCAGCGCCACTCCTTCTCCACCCACGCCCGGCCGGCCGCGCCGAGCTGGCGGGCCAGGTCCCGGTCGGCGAGCAGGGTGGCCACCCGGTCGGCGAGCTGCGCGACGTCCCGCCCGCCCACCACG
This genomic interval from Micromonospora coxensis contains the following:
- a CDS encoding sensor histidine kinase; the protein is MDAVDSSVREVVRHTVRPGAVAAGQGLLVSLLCLTTNLPLFVLSVVALLLIPVFGIGFALFPVVTALVRISTGLQRRMAGWAGLPIARPYLPRPEDAQLGTWRRFRWVVGDPATWRDFAWLLPGAFTGGACLLAFVMPVYGLEGVLGVPVVLHLTVDWYGYGLFWPMDNLFEALFALPTGALLLAGGLAVAPWLLWLHQRFAALLLAPTEAARLALRVAHLTATRADTVDAQAAELRRIERDLHDGAQARLVALSMSIGLAEELVERDPTAVRRLLAEARETSGQALAELRDLVRGIHPPVLAERGLDGAVRALALAVPMPVEVDVDLSGRLLAPVESAAYFAVAEGLANATRHSGATRAWIHLRHDGERLTIVVGDDGRGGADPAAGSGLAGIGRRLAVFDGTMSVASPPGGPTVLTMELPCASSSPRTSPSSGTA
- a CDS encoding LuxR C-terminal-related transcriptional regulator, with amino-acid sequence MRVVIAEDLALLRDGLTRILDAFGFEVVAAVDNGPSVLPALVTHRPDVAVVDVRLPPTFTDEGLQAAIRARTELPGLPVLVLSQHVEQLYARELLSDRAGGVGYLLKDRVSHVAQFVDAVRRVAEGGTVMDPEVVAQLLAGRVEARPLRELTAREREVLGLMAEGRSNAAIAARLFVTEKAVSKHINNIFSKLGMPPSDDDNRRVLAVLAYLHDDGTVSARPASGGGSPAG
- a CDS encoding response regulator transcription factor, which produces MTTSPTPATRTKVLLVDDHDLIRKGLRHAFERDRQFEVVGEAATAAEGVRQAGALQPDVVIMDLRLPDGSGLEATRALRKSSASMGIVVLTMYAGDDQLFGALEAGASAFVPKTAPADEVVAAARHAASSPSAFTAADLAEAMKRRLAPSGPQLSPREGQVLRLLADGMSVAGIAKQLFVSESTAKTHISKLYEKLGAANRAQALMTALRLGLLEAPDAPKF
- a CDS encoding sensor histidine kinase gives rise to the protein MPASTPVRPQTRPLAAVARVVMLALVAVLTLIATRDPAQLWWIVLLAVAGLPALLAPEHRLIGPVSRVAEAVVLGLAASQVAVESALGGAVGGLGASAVLPYLAVPVTVTALRRRFAEGAALLGVTAATLLVAGAFTEVDGGRQLGQPGYLAVCAQWLILAALGLYAAGTLHQVMRVRGEGKPQPYAEATRLLTQLRTVARQLPGATLDPGGISEHLLEELRTVAPTTRAAVLSASGGGRLVVLAQVGVDRVDWETTLDADSAIADAWASQQPQTAARSQARSHRGGDVSALIVPLVAGVRTVGLVVLEADAPHAYPPPVVSRVTALTGPAALRLEAALLFDEVRSLATNEERQRLAREIHDGVAQELVMVGYGIDNALAYVDEDPKETAEALRTLRGEVTRVITELRLSLFELRSEVDRHGGLAAAIAEYARTVGASGGLRVHLSLDESTARLPAATEAELLRIAQEAVTNARKHAGAANLWVTCEVDPPYAQIEVSDDGHGIGDQRAEGHYGLAIMAERAERIRGRLEIRPRQPSGTTVAVVVGSSPRRDNVRGSAAAEGE
- a CDS encoding SAM-dependent methyltransferase; protein product: MQRPDWAPDDIDIERPSVARMYDYYLGGSHNFAADRAAARAMMEAVPDAPLMAQANRAFMRRAVQYLIDQGIRQFLDIGSGIPTVGNVHEIAQRAAPDARVVYVDVDPVAVAHSREILDGNPGATVIQEDLRRPEAILRHPEVTRLLDFNRPVAVLVVAVLHFIPYADRPEEILRTLRAALAPGSHLVLSQASDESRSDTGQRAEAERVYRRTDNPLWIRDRAELTAFFDGFELVEPGVVWVPQWRPESPESAEDAEQAIFIGGVGRLGG
- a CDS encoding MMPL family transporter, whose translation is MSRQRLTGLPSGRRGKYAVLVLWLVLVAVAGPLSVKLSEVQDNATLGALPVGVESSRATARAEAAFPDSDRPLAVAVYVRDGGLTAADRAKADADRTAFARYADGGAVSPAVPSEDGRALLVSFPVAGDDERRATAVSEVKERLDVDAPGGLRTALTGDAAAESDVFDAFAGMDVALLLATAATVAVLLLLTYRSPVLWLVPLVTVGVANQFAGGVVYLMARYGGLAVDFQSQTILTVLVFGVGVDYALLLIARYREELRRHADRHEAMRVALRRSFGAICASAATVAVGLLCLLAADLPSTRGLGPVGAVGIVAALLAMTTLLPAVLVLCGRWLFWPFVPRWSPTAATDDVTVDHGIWRRVAAAVGGRPRAVWIGTAAALVALTVGIGNLSIGLPGEESFTTEVGSVTGQKLIAAHYPGGATAPAEILATAGTADEVVAAARAVPGVARVEAAQPSPDGTWVRVPAVLADTPDSDAARTTVQRLRAAVHAVPGADALVGGQTATLVDEERTVARDNRVVIPLVLAVVLVILVLLLRALVAPLLLMVSVVLSYAAAMGAAGLLLAALGHPRLFVGVPLQAFLFLVALGVDYTIFLMTRAREETAVLGHRAGVLRALTVTGGVITSAGVVLAATFGALGVLPLVPSIQMGVIVAVGILLDTLLVRSLLIPALALDLGARTWWPGRPARPAARPTPPAPPARRVLAGS
- a CDS encoding putative bifunctional diguanylate cyclase/phosphodiesterase, translating into MTQAQLEALLQRLTERLAAALRAEPFDARVGHQVGAELVAAHIASAEGLGRTVEVIQLRLVRDLGLVADDVEDRMARLLSTVTTGYARALRDRTLDEQESIRRAAMMARAQAERALRDSESRFRHQATHDPLTDLPNRTLFTERLSAAIGEPARGADRVGVCFLDLDRFKVVNDSLGHQVGDELLVQVARRLRLALPEHLVARLGGDEFVVLVERTTRVDDVVQVAEAALAAVGEPVRVDGHELTVTASIGIVERPVAGTTPGELMRAADSTLHWAKAAGGARWSLFDPERHRTELARYALSAAIPAAIDRGEFFLDYQPLTSLRDGTVLGVEALVRWRHPELGILGPGRFISLAEETGLIVRLGGWVLAEACREAESWSGGPTPAPFVSVNLAVRQVHRPGLVQEVRALLARTGLPPERLQLEITESTMMSTAEEPVRALRVLADLGVRIAIDDFGTGYCNLAYLRDLPVTELKVAGEFVTGLRAPTVDPASRTDERILASLVSLAHALDLTVTAEGVETAGQADRLRAIGCDAGQGWYFGRPGPAEQLLGRAPALSTAAVGADGSAGG